Below is a window of Blastocatellia bacterium DNA.
GGACGTGCTGAAGTTTCAGACACCCCCCCTGGAACAACCGATCGAAGTCACCGGGCGTGTGACGGTCGAGCTATGGGCCGAAAGCGATGCTCCCGATACCGATTGGATGGCCAAGCTCATTGACGTTTATCCCGATGGAGCGGAACGACTCGTTCTGGATTCGGCTCTCCGGGCCCGCTTCCGCGAGGGATTCACGCGCGAAGTGTTCATGAAAAAGGGAGAGGTCTATAAGTTCACGATTGATCTCTGGTCAACGAGCCTGATTTTCAATCGGGGCCATCGGATTGCCGTGCACATCACAAGCTCGAACGATCCGAGATTCGATCCGAATCCCAATACGGGAAAGCCTCCTCGGGCGGATAGTGAGACTCGCCCGGCACATAACACCATTCATCACGATCGGGCGCATCCGTCCCGGATCATCCTTCCCGTGGTCCCTTCGATGTCGGAGCCTTTGAAGCCTGCTGGATCGTCGTCGAGGACTGCCGCGCCGTGACCGAAGAGGGAGAGTGTGGGGTCATCTGGTGGGGCAGGGGGGCGCCGGCGGCCGCCCGAACCGGGACGGAGGGGAGAGCAGCCGCCTTTGTGAGTGAGGCTTCCGCTCATCGCTGAAGGCAAGGTCCCTCGGAGGTCGGCGCTCATTTTCCGTCTTGACAGGCCAAGGGGTTTCCGGTAATCTCACGGCAGCAACCGACCGACCAACCGGTCGGTTGGTTGCCCGTCGGCCTGATTGATAGATCATCGTGGTGAGGGATGAAACTCTGATGGTCGCCACCAACGCGCCAGTAGTTTTCTCCTCGAAAAGGCAAGCGTTCTCCGGCTACCATCTCAGCGAGCTTGTGGAAAGGGAATGTAATCCTTGAGCGCCTGTCTGAGAGAGGGGTGGCGATCCGTCGTTATTGTCTCGATGAGGTGTTGTTGATCACCCGTCGGCGGGGTGGTCTCCGTCCGACGAGACTCTTCTCGCCCGGAGCGAGGATGAAAGGAGGGAGGACGATGAAGCCAAGACTTTCCTGGTTGCTGCTTGTGATCGCCGGCCTGCTCGCGGTGGCGGTGCCGGTTTATCCGCAGGCCGATGTCTCGACCGCGACGATCAAAGGAACAGTGATGGATCAAAATCGGGCCGTCATTCCGGGGGCCACGGTGACGGTTCGGAATATTGCTAAAGGGGTGAGTCGGTCGGTCACAACCGGCCCCGATGGCAGTTACCTGATCTCGCTGCTTCAGCCCGGCATCTACGAACTTCGGGCGGAAGCGACGGGTTTTGAGACACTGGTCGTTGACCAACTGGAGCTGCGGGTGGGGCAGATTGCGGTCTACGATCTATCGCTTCGTGTGGGCGCGATCACCAGCGAAGTCGTGGTCACCGGAGATGTGCCGGTGATTGAGGTCGAGCGCACACAACAAGCCAATACGATTACGGAGCGGGAGATCGAGAATCTACCCAACATCGCTCGCGGCTTCACGGCGTATGTGTTCATTCTTCCCGGCGTTTCCAGCTCTGATGCTCCCCGCGCCCAGCAGCCCTATTTCACCTTCGGGAGTTCGGGCTTTTCCATCGGTGGCAGCAACGGTCGAAATAACCTGGTCACGGTGGACGGGGGAGAGAACGAATATGGGTCGGGGCAATTGCGATTCGGACTCAGTCCGGAGGCCATCCAGGAGTTTCAGGTCAACCGTAACGCCTTCAACGCGGAGTACGGTTTTACAGCGGGAACTGCTGTCAACGTGGTCACGCGCAGCGGGACGAACGAGTTTCATGGCAGTGGGTATACCTACTATCGCTCGCAGAAGACCTCGGCGCGGAACTTCTTCGATCGGCGACCCCGGAAGGCGTTCAATCAGGTGGTCTATCCGGGGTTCACTTTAGGAGGGCCGCTTGTGCGCAACCAGGCGTTCTTTTTCACCTCCTACGAGTGGACGAAGTCGGACATCGCGCGCTTCCGTCGGTACACCGACAATCCGGCGATTCTGGGACCGACCCCGGCCCAAACGGCCTATCTCAATCAAATGGAAAGCGCCGGCAGTGCCGAGTTACGGGGACTGGCGGATTCGTTGCGCCGATTGCTGACGGCCAGGAACTTCCCTCATACGATGAAACTGCTCACTGAGAACGAGGGAACGTTCAACGCTCCGGATCGCATTCACAACTGGCTCTTTCGCGTGGACTGGCGGCTGGGTTCGAATGATTTCCTGTCGGCGCGATTCACGCTCTTCCGCAGCGATACCGATGGTCTTGGCGCGAGCAACACGATCGCTCCGAGCAATGCCAATGCGGTCTTCGCCCGTGACTACACACTCACCGTGACGTGGGCGCATAATTTCGGCGCGCGCGTGGTGAATCATCTGCGCGCGCAGGTGGTTCCCAATAACTCGGCTCTTGCTCTGCCCAAGGATCCGACGGGAACCCAGGTCAATATCAGTGGGGTGGGAATTTTCGGCCGTTATCGCTTCAATCCCTTCAACACGTTCCAGGATCGTTTCCAGATTGACGACACGGTCGCGTTGTCTCACGGCAAGCACCTGATCAAATGGGGTGGCTCCTATCGTCCGGTGAATTATCGGGTCGTCAACGAGCTGTGGTTCGGCGGCGAATGGACGTTCTCCTCGGGCGTCTATCCGCTCGGGCTTCTGGTCCCGGCTTCGTTGCAACCGGCCTTTGCCGCCTTCAACGCCTCCATAGGGGCTCCGGCGAGCGGTCCTCCGGCTGCCAATCTCACGGCGCTCCAGTCCTATAGCCTGGGCATGCCCTTCCTCTATCGTCAGGGGTTCGGTAATCCCGTCTGGGCGGATTGGGCCCACTACGTGGCAGCGTTTGTTCAGGATTCCTGGAAGGTCACGCCGCGATTCACGCTCGATTACGGGGTTCGCTTCGACTACGATAACGAAGCGGCCCCTCTGTCGGCCAATGCCTATGTCTCTCCCCGATTGGGTTTTGCCTGGGATCCCTGGGGAGATCGGAAGACGGTCATTCGAGGCGGCGGCGGGATTTTCGTCTCTCCCATTTACTATCAGGTCGCGTATGTTACGAGTCTGCTCGATGACAGCGGGCGCTTCATCAATCAGGTCTTCCGCACGCCCGCATTCACGACGCAATCACCCATTCGACTCTGGCAATTTGGCGTGTCCCGGGGCAAGCTCCCCTTCCGGGCGCTCAGCGAGGAGGACGTCAAAGCCTTCGGCATTTCCACCGAGCGAGGGTCTCCCGGACGAGTGATCTTCGAGGCGGATCGGGATTACGAGAACAACTACTCGATTCAGGCGAGCTTGGGAATCGCCCGGGAACTTGTGCGCGATCTCTCGCTGGAAGTGGCCTATCAAATGTATCGCGGCGTTCACCTCCAGATGCCCCACGAAGTCAACTATCGGGAGTCGGGGCGGGTTCATCCGATCTTCGGCCCGCAATTGACGGCGATTGATCCGACCATCGTGCAGAAGAATCTCTACAGCTCCATCGGGAACTCGATCTATCACGGCATGACGGCCTCACTGACCAAGCGCTTCAGTCACAATTTCTCGCTGCTGGTCAACTACACCTTCAGCAAGGCGATTGACGACGTGACGGACTTCAATTCCTCATTCCACCCGATGCTGCCGACGCGGTTGGATCTGGAGCGAGCCATTTCCACGTTCGACATTCGCCACATCTTTGTGGCGAGTGGTGTGTTTCGCACGCCCTTCCGGGCCGGTTCGGGACAGAACCCGCTGGCGCGCATCCTGGCGGACATCACGCTCACGCCCGTCATTCGATTGCAAACGGGGATCCCGTTCACGATTCTGGCGGGCACTGACGTCAACGGCGATACCCATGCCGAACAAGATCGGCCCATAGCCGCCTCTCGCAATACGGGCATCGGCGACAATTACTACAATGTTGACCTGCGCCTCAACAAGCAGTTCTATATCGCTCGCGATTCGGGCGTGCGCATCGAAGCGATTGTCGAGGTGTCGAATCTGTTCAACCGGGCCAATTTCCTATCGGTCAATAATGTTGTGGGAACCACATCGCCGCTGCTCAACGGACCGTTCAATCAAAGAGGCAGCAAGGCGATTCCCAGCACGTCGCCGCTCGGCTTCACCTCGGCGGCGCCCGGACGGCAGTTCCAGTTCGCCCTGAAGCTGGCTTTCTGATGGCGATGTGGTATCCGCTTGACGGTCTGCGAAAAACAGAGGCGGGAAAACCTGAACTTCTGGCCTATGCACTTGAAAGCCCGTACTCCGTCCGGGGGAGTTCCCGGTGGAGTACGGGCTACGACCACGAAACATGAAAACTCTTTCCTGTCCTTTCGCGTCTTTTGAGGGCTATTTGCCGAAAAGTTCCGGCCATAGCTTTCGGCCTTTTTCACCGAGACAAAATCAACCAGTCTGAATCTGTGCCATCTGTGGCCGATTTTCGGGAGGAGGGGAAAACTATGCTCAGACGTGTACGGGTGATCATGTGCCTGCTTATGTTCCTTGCTCTGGGGAGCGAAGGTCATCAGAAGAGCAAGGCGGACCGTTTGCTGAGCGATCCAATTCGCCTTGATTCCGGTTTGGTATCGGGTCAGCGCGTCGGCGAGGCAGGGGACGTGCGCGTGTACAAGGGGATTCCCTATGCGGCTCCGCCCGTGGGGGAGAATCGGTGGAAGCCGCCTCAGCCGGTGACCCCGTGGCAAGGCGTTCGCGCTGCCCTGGAGTACGGTCCATCCTGCCCCCAGCACAATGTGCTGGAGCGACTCTATGGAGGAAAGCTCGGGCCGACCAGTGAGGATTGTCTCTATCTCAACGTCTGGACGCCAGCCAGGCGGGCGGATGAACGATTACCCGTCATGGTCTGGATTCATGGTGGGGGGTACACGGCGGGCTCCGGATCGAGCCCGTATTACGACGGCGCGAACCTGGCCCGTCGAGGCGTCGTGGTAGTAACGTTCAACTATCGGTTGGGAATCTACGGTTTCTTCGCCCATCCTCTCCTGTCCAGGGAATCACCTCACGGCGTGTCGGGCAATTACGGGCTGCTCGACCAGATTGCGGCTTTACAATGGGTCAAACGAAATATTGCCGCGTTTGGCGGAGATCCCAATCGCGTCACCATCTTCGGCGAATCGGCGGGAGCGGGGAGCGTCTGCTATCTCATGGTCTCGCCCCTGGCCAGGGGCCTGTTCCACCGAGCCATCGCTCAGAGCGGATCGGCATTTGGCCAGAATCGTCATCTCAAAGAGTCCTGGTATGGCCAGGAACCGGCGGAGCGCGTCGGCGTGCGAGCGGCCGAACGCCTGGGCTGTGACAAGGCGAGCGATCCGCTGGCAGCCCTGCGGGCCAAATCGAGTGAAGAGTTGCTGGCCATCACAGGGGCCGGATTGGGAGCCGGCGGAGCTGGAACTTTCTCTTTCGGGCCAATTGTGGACGGGTGGGTCGTTCCCGATGATCCCGGAGCGATCTTCGAGGCGGGCCGACAGCATCCCGTTCCGCTCATTGTTGGGAGCAATGCGGACGAAGGAACGATCTTCCTTCTCACCTCACCTGTGAGCGATGTAGCCGGCTTTCGTGCGATGATTACCTCGACCTTCCGCGAGAGAGCGCAGGATGTTCTCGCCCTTTATTCGGGTGCCGACGCGAGCGACGCACGCGCCCTCATGAACCGGTTCGTGACTGATTCCCGGTTCGTGGCACCCGCCCGGTTCTTTGCCCGGATGCAGAGTCGGGTGAGCCGTGCTTATCTTTATCACTACACCTGGGTGATGCCGAACGCGCGAGGCGCCCAACTCGGGGCCTTTCATGCCTCGGAGATTCCCCTGGTCTTTGGCAATCGTGAGGTGACGACGCTTACACAAGAGCAATGGAATAAGGGACCGTCCGCCGCTCTGATGGCCTACTGGGTTCAGTTTGCACGCACGGGCGATCCCAACGTCAAAGGGTGGCCCGCATGGCCGTCTTACGATCCCACCTCTGACCGTTACATGGAGTTCGGCACGGAAGTCGCCGTGCGCGCCCATCTCCGCAAGGAGGCGTGCGATCTTTTTGAGAGGATCGCCGCCGAGCGTCGAGCGAAGCGACACACCGGCTCTGCACCCTGATCGAGGAGGGCACGCGCTTGGGGAAAGGGACTCCTCCCGCGAGGATGGGACAACGAGGCGGACTCAAGGCCAGGAGGCCCTTGAACCCGACCGATTGGTCGGTCGGTGGAGGGAATTTCGCTTGACGAATACCCGCGCTCTTCATAAAATCTGCATGCATCATCAAACAGCAAGGGAGGTGTTGCGATGAGGACAGTCACGCAGGTGATGGCACTCGGGATCATTGGATTTTTCGCCCTCACGGCGACCTATTCGTCTGGTCAGGCAGATAGTCCGAAAAAGCAGGTGACGTTCACCAGAGATGTCGCCCCGATTTTCTACAAAAACTGTGTTATCTGTCATCGCCCTAATGATCTGGCCCCCATGTCGCTGCTGACCTACAGGGATGCCCGTCCCTGGGCCAAAGCCATCCGGGAAAAGGTGCTGACGCGAGAGATGCCTCCCTGGCATGCCGATCCGCGCTATGGAGAATTTGTCAATGATCGGCGACTGACCGAACAGGAGATTCAGACCATCGTTGCCTGGGTTGATCAAGGGGCCAAGGAAGGCGATCCGAAGGATCTGCCTCCGGCGCCGCAGTTTCCCGAAGGGTGGCATATCGGCAAACCGGATGTGGTTCTGACAATGGCCGAAGAGCATACGGTCGAAGCCGAGGGGCCGGATGACTATCTCTATTTCACCATCCCCACCAACTTCAAGGAAGACCGATGGGTCCAGGCCGCCGAAGTGCGTCCCGGCAATCGCAAGGTCGTTCATCATGTGATCGCGTTCATCCAGACGCCGGAGATGATCGCGGCTGCCGCCCGTGCCGGTCGAGGCCGTCGAGATAGTGCCGCCAGCATCTTTTATCGTGATGGTACGCTCTTCCGCGTGCGGATGGATGCACCCGTGTACGACGACGGCTGCAGCCGGGACAATGGAGGATCGGCTTTTGGCGTGGGGGAGGACGGAGGTGACAACTTTGGCCGATTGCTCACGGGCTATGCCCCCGGGAAGGATTGGGATGTGTGGCCCATCGGCACGGCCAAAAAGATCCCTGCCGGTTCCAATATCCTCCTCCAGATGCACTACACCAAAGTGGGAACGGTGGAGAAGGACCGAACGAGCATCGGTTTGATCTTCGCCAAAGAGCCTCCGAAGAAAACGATCATCACCCGAGGCATCGCGAATCACTATTTCCTGGTGCCGCCGGGAGCCGAGAATCACGAAGTGACCGCCTGCGCGAAATTTGATCGAGACATCACCATCATCGGCTATATGCCCCACATGCATCTTCGGGGCAAGGACATGAAGTACGAGGTGGTCTACCCCGACGGGAAACGGGAGACCCTGCTCTATGTGCCCAAGTACGATTTCAACTGGCAGCAGACCTACACGCTGAAGGAGCCCAAGCGAATTCCCGCCGGATCGAAGATCATCGTCACCGCCCATTTCGACAATTCGGCCAAAAACAAATACAACCCGGATCCCACGAAACCGGTGCGGTGGGGTGATCCGACCTATGATGAGATGATGATCGGCTGGATGAGCTTCACCGTTGAGGAGGGTTCGAGCAGGCCGGTTGTAGCCAGCGCGCCGAAGGGCCAGTAGCCGTGACGTCACGGCGGGACATCCCACTGGCGAATCGAGGGGCTGTCTCAGCCTGTGGGTCACCGGGAAATTGCCGCCTCGTGTTACCGTCCGTGGGGCCATCACCGTGCGCGATTGTTCTCTGATAACCGGGTCGGCCAATCAATGCCGCGCGTCTTTCTTATGAAACGCCGGGAGTGGAGCCTGTACGGTCTCGGCCTGTGCGTCTTGATTCTTGTCGCATTCCGTAGCGGATCGGCTCATGTCCCGATCACGACGAAGGTGCGTTTCACCCGCGAAGTGATTCGCATCTTTCAGCAGAACTGTCTGGGGTGTCATCGTCCTGGTGGGATTGCTCCGTTTTCCCTCGCCAGCTACGAAGAGGCCCGCCCCTGGGCCAAGGCCATCAAAGAGGAACTCCTGGAAAAGCGAATGCCACCCTGGAATGCACTCAAGGGATTCGGCGATTTTCGCAATGCGCCGCCTCTCATGCAAAACGATGTGGATCTCGTTGTGAACTGGGTCGAGGGTGGAGTTCCCAGGGGGGACGCCAAGGATCTTCCGCCGGAACCCTTAATCAGTTCGGACTGGCCTCTTGGAGTGCCCGACCGTGTCGTCGAGCTGCCCGTAGTTGAGGTCGCCGCCGATGCGGATGAATTTCGCTGTCTTCCCGTACCCCTGTCGCTTGGCCGAGATGTTTGGGTCTCGGCGTTCGATCTCGATCCCGGCAACGGGACGGTCGTTCACTGTGCGACATTTTATCGTGAACGGCGAGAGGAAGAGCCGAAAAGCTACGCCGACGGTCGTGAGATCGCTTCACCAGGGCAAAGCTGTCCGCCTCCCGGTGAGATTCTCGGTACGTGGGTGCCCGGATTGACTCCGGCCCACCTGTCCCCGGGGATCGGATACAGAATCTCGCCGGAGACACGACTTGTCGCCCGAGTTCACTACCGGGGTAGGGGAGAGGCGACCGTGGTGCACAGTCGCATTGGACTCTATTTCTCCCGAAGTGGGCGGAACCGTCCGATCACGCTCATTTCATTCACCAGTCCGTCGGAGCGCATTCCTCCCGGTGAGAGCCGTCATGCTCTCCGACTGCAGCACATCGTTGAGAGTGATCTCGCCGCCGTCGCCGTCTTGCCCCTCGCCCATCCATTGCTCGTGTCGCTTCAGGTGACGGCATACCGACCGGATAACACGGCAACCGTTCTTCTCTGGACGCGCGGATCGCGGTTTGACTGGCGACCAACTTACATCTACAAGGAACCGGTCCCTCTGCCACGCGGGACGCGGCTGGTCGTCACGGCCTATTTCAACAATTCGTCGGAAAATCCCTTCATGGAGAATGAATCTCCGAAACCGGTGCGGTTGTCCGAGATCACCCCGGATTCGCTGTGCACTCTTCTGGTCGTTCCCGAAAAGTAGCGCGGGCTTTCCAGTCTGTGCTTCCGGTCGCTCCCGAAAAATAGTGCGAAGTTTCCAGTCTGTGCGACGGTGGGACAAAAATGGCCGCGGGGTGGAATTCACCCTTTGAGCCGATCATGGCTCGATTCTAGCGCAGTCGTTCGGCTCGCACGGTGAAGGACACCGTGGTCAACGTTTCTCCTCGCAGAAACTGCGACCAGATGCGGTAGATGCCCGGACGCGGGAAGAGCGCCTGGAATGTCACATGGGGTCCCCCTCGAAGCGTTTCCCGATCTGCAGTGTCGGGAACCGTCTCGGTCGGATGCGAATGGATGTAGTCCGATTGATCCTGACTCAAAATGAGGGTGTGTCCCCAAGCCGCCAGATAGGGGCGAAGGTCAGTCACGGGATCGCCCGTCTTCTCGTCGGTGAGATAGTATTTGAGAGTTGTCTCCCGCCCGGCGATGATCGTGGGGGGATCGAGCGTCAGGTCAATCTTCATCCCGCTGGCAATTCGAGTGAGAGTGGTGTCGGGCACAAGCTGTGGAATGGAGGCGAAGAGATCGGGCTGGAAGCCTGCTGTCACCAGGTGAGTCTGAAGGACCTGTGGCAGTCCCTCCGCCGGATAGAAATCACAATAAAGCTTGTAGATTCCCGGTTGCGGGAGGACTGTCTCGATGACGAAACTCCCATCGGGCTGAAACGCGGGGTGAATATGCTGGAAGTGA
It encodes the following:
- a CDS encoding cytochrome c codes for the protein MRTVTQVMALGIIGFFALTATYSSGQADSPKKQVTFTRDVAPIFYKNCVICHRPNDLAPMSLLTYRDARPWAKAIREKVLTREMPPWHADPRYGEFVNDRRLTEQEIQTIVAWVDQGAKEGDPKDLPPAPQFPEGWHIGKPDVVLTMAEEHTVEAEGPDDYLYFTIPTNFKEDRWVQAAEVRPGNRKVVHHVIAFIQTPEMIAAAARAGRGRRDSAASIFYRDGTLFRVRMDAPVYDDGCSRDNGGSAFGVGEDGGDNFGRLLTGYAPGKDWDVWPIGTAKKIPAGSNILLQMHYTKVGTVEKDRTSIGLIFAKEPPKKTIITRGIANHYFLVPPGAENHEVTACAKFDRDITIIGYMPHMHLRGKDMKYEVVYPDGKRETLLYVPKYDFNWQQTYTLKEPKRIPAGSKIIVTAHFDNSAKNKYNPDPTKPVRWGDPTYDEMMIGWMSFTVEEGSSRPVVASAPKGQ
- a CDS encoding carboxylesterase/lipase family protein, with amino-acid sequence MLRRVRVIMCLLMFLALGSEGHQKSKADRLLSDPIRLDSGLVSGQRVGEAGDVRVYKGIPYAAPPVGENRWKPPQPVTPWQGVRAALEYGPSCPQHNVLERLYGGKLGPTSEDCLYLNVWTPARRADERLPVMVWIHGGGYTAGSGSSPYYDGANLARRGVVVVTFNYRLGIYGFFAHPLLSRESPHGVSGNYGLLDQIAALQWVKRNIAAFGGDPNRVTIFGESAGAGSVCYLMVSPLARGLFHRAIAQSGSAFGQNRHLKESWYGQEPAERVGVRAAERLGCDKASDPLAALRAKSSEELLAITGAGLGAGGAGTFSFGPIVDGWVVPDDPGAIFEAGRQHPVPLIVGSNADEGTIFLLTSPVSDVAGFRAMITSTFRERAQDVLALYSGADASDARALMNRFVTDSRFVAPARFFARMQSRVSRAYLYHYTWVMPNARGAQLGAFHASEIPLVFGNREVTTLTQEQWNKGPSAALMAYWVQFARTGDPNVKGWPAWPSYDPTSDRYMEFGTEVAVRAHLRKEACDLFERIAAERRAKRHTGSAP
- a CDS encoding cytochrome c — protein: MKRREWSLYGLGLCVLILVAFRSGSAHVPITTKVRFTREVIRIFQQNCLGCHRPGGIAPFSLASYEEARPWAKAIKEELLEKRMPPWNALKGFGDFRNAPPLMQNDVDLVVNWVEGGVPRGDAKDLPPEPLISSDWPLGVPDRVVELPVVEVAADADEFRCLPVPLSLGRDVWVSAFDLDPGNGTVVHCATFYRERREEEPKSYADGREIASPGQSCPPPGEILGTWVPGLTPAHLSPGIGYRISPETRLVARVHYRGRGEATVVHSRIGLYFSRSGRNRPITLISFTSPSERIPPGESRHALRLQHIVESDLAAVAVLPLAHPLLVSLQVTAYRPDNTATVLLWTRGSRFDWRPTYIYKEPVPLPRGTRLVVTAYFNNSSENPFMENESPKPVRLSEITPDSLCTLLVVPEK
- a CDS encoding heavy metal-binding domain-containing protein, with protein sequence MTLRPTSLTAITLLILSIPPARPAAIKDRLSPETTGTIQGQSSTSPAQSETNRPPSPSSPYPQVYACPMHLDIRSGEPGKCPKCLMPLAPLAPPTPGEFDLRLTTEPATIVPNRKLTLRFTVINPKTGRQVRDFVIMHDELFHLFIVSQDMSHFQHIHPAFQPDGSFVIETVLPQPGIYKLYCDFYPAEGLPQVLQTHLVTAGFQPDLFASIPQLVPDTTLTRIASGMKIDLTLDPPTIIAGRETTLKYYLTDEKTGDPVTDLRPYLAAWGHTLILSQDQSDYIHSHPTETVPDTADRETLRGGPHVTFQALFPRPGIYRIWSQFLRGETLTTVSFTVRAERLR
- a CDS encoding carboxypeptidase regulatory-like domain-containing protein, which codes for MKPRLSWLLLVIAGLLAVAVPVYPQADVSTATIKGTVMDQNRAVIPGATVTVRNIAKGVSRSVTTGPDGSYLISLLQPGIYELRAEATGFETLVVDQLELRVGQIAVYDLSLRVGAITSEVVVTGDVPVIEVERTQQANTITEREIENLPNIARGFTAYVFILPGVSSSDAPRAQQPYFTFGSSGFSIGGSNGRNNLVTVDGGENEYGSGQLRFGLSPEAIQEFQVNRNAFNAEYGFTAGTAVNVVTRSGTNEFHGSGYTYYRSQKTSARNFFDRRPRKAFNQVVYPGFTLGGPLVRNQAFFFTSYEWTKSDIARFRRYTDNPAILGPTPAQTAYLNQMESAGSAELRGLADSLRRLLTARNFPHTMKLLTENEGTFNAPDRIHNWLFRVDWRLGSNDFLSARFTLFRSDTDGLGASNTIAPSNANAVFARDYTLTVTWAHNFGARVVNHLRAQVVPNNSALALPKDPTGTQVNISGVGIFGRYRFNPFNTFQDRFQIDDTVALSHGKHLIKWGGSYRPVNYRVVNELWFGGEWTFSSGVYPLGLLVPASLQPAFAAFNASIGAPASGPPAANLTALQSYSLGMPFLYRQGFGNPVWADWAHYVAAFVQDSWKVTPRFTLDYGVRFDYDNEAAPLSANAYVSPRLGFAWDPWGDRKTVIRGGGGIFVSPIYYQVAYVTSLLDDSGRFINQVFRTPAFTTQSPIRLWQFGVSRGKLPFRALSEEDVKAFGISTERGSPGRVIFEADRDYENNYSIQASLGIARELVRDLSLEVAYQMYRGVHLQMPHEVNYRESGRVHPIFGPQLTAIDPTIVQKNLYSSIGNSIYHGMTASLTKRFSHNFSLLVNYTFSKAIDDVTDFNSSFHPMLPTRLDLERAISTFDIRHIFVASGVFRTPFRAGSGQNPLARILADITLTPVIRLQTGIPFTILAGTDVNGDTHAEQDRPIAASRNTGIGDNYYNVDLRLNKQFYIARDSGVRIEAIVEVSNLFNRANFLSVNNVVGTTSPLLNGPFNQRGSKAIPSTSPLGFTSAAPGRQFQFALKLAF